One Mycolicibacterium rufum genomic window, ATCTGGATCCCGGCGTCCTCGCCGGCTTGCAGGATCGTGGTGGCGCCGTCGATCTCGGCCGTCTTGTCCGAGATCCCGAAACGCACGGTGCCGCCCTCGCCGCCCTTGTCGGTGGCGGCGATGCTGAAGCGCTCCATGTGCAGCTGGTCCGCCAGATCGTGGTCTTCCCAGACCTTCTCGGCCTCGTCCAGCATCGCCGACGGGCCGCACACCCACGCCGAACGGTCCCGCCAGTCCTCGACGACGCGGTCGAGCTCACCGAGCTCGATCTTCCCGTCGCGCTGGGTCAGCTGCAGGTGCAGACGGTAGCCGCGTTGCTCACGCTCGAAATCGCGCAGCTCGTCGTGGAAGATCACCGACTCGGCCGACGGTGCGGAATGCACGTGCACGATGTCGGGATGCTGCCCCCGGGCGCGCAGGGACCGGAGCATCGCCATGATCGGGGTGATGCCGCTTCCCGCGGTGATGAACAGCAGCGACTCGGGCGGCGGGTCGGGCAAGGTGAACTCGCCCTGCGGAGCCGCCAACCGGATGATGGTTCCCGGCTCGACGCCGTCGACGAGGTGCGTGGACAGGAAGCCCTCGGGGGTGGCCTTGACGGTGATCGAGATCTCGCCCTCGGCCTGCTCGGGGACCGAGGTCAGCGAGTAGGACCGCCAGTGCCAGCGGCCGTCGACCCGCAGGCCGATGCCGACGTACTGCCCCGGCTGATAGTCCCGGGCGAAACCCCAGCCGGGGCGGATGATGACGGTGGCGGTGTCCTCGGTCTCCGACCGGACCTCGACGATTTCGCCGCGGAGTTCCCGTGCCGACCAGAGCGGATTGAGCAGAGACAGGTAGTCGTCGGGCAGCAGCGGCGTCGTCGCGCGGGCGGCCAGCCCGCGCACCATGTTGACCCAGCTCCCCGTCGGCGCCTCCACGTCGCGGGCCGGCGCCTTGCTCCAGCGCGTCACCGTCTTCACGAGTCCGGCCATCGATCTCCCCGCTCACGTCGCACGATCCTTAGCTGTGACTGCCATCACAGCGAGGAATGACGGACGGGGAGTATCCCTACTTGCCGGTAACGAAACATTTGTTCACCCAACGCGCGAGGGCGGTCTCCAGCCCCCGGTGAGCGGGGCCGTCGGTCGCCCAGGCGACGTAACCGTCCGGCCGGATCAGCATCGCCGCGGGCCCGCCGCGGATGCCCGCCCGCACCACCTCGACCGCGTCGACGGCGGGCACCGCGTCCCCCACGAGCACCGGCCGCGCACCGTGCAGCAGCTCCGCGACCCGGCGACCGTCCTCGAGTCGGAGGTCGGGCGCCAGGTACCCCGAGAGGGGGTGCGCATCGCCGACCTCGTAGCGCACATCAGCCCCCGCGAG contains:
- a CDS encoding ferredoxin reductase, whose product is MAGLVKTVTRWSKAPARDVEAPTGSWVNMVRGLAARATTPLLPDDYLSLLNPLWSARELRGEIVEVRSETEDTATVIIRPGWGFARDYQPGQYVGIGLRVDGRWHWRSYSLTSVPEQAEGEISITVKATPEGFLSTHLVDGVEPGTIIRLAAPQGEFTLPDPPPESLLFITAGSGITPIMAMLRSLRARGQHPDIVHVHSAPSAESVIFHDELRDFEREQRGYRLHLQLTQRDGKIELGELDRVVEDWRDRSAWVCGPSAMLDEAEKVWEDHDLADQLHMERFSIAATDKGGEGGTVRFGISDKTAEIDGATTILQAGEDAGIQMPFGCRMGICQTCVLPLEEGHVRDIRSGQEHGAGDRIQTCVSTASGDCTIKI